One window of Candidatus Limnocylindrales bacterium genomic DNA carries:
- a CDS encoding portal protein — protein MADTDDGALKELRERFEYAHNEWQPIREEGAKDMRYIAGDPWDPKDRRAREEAKRPVLSLDELGQYVNQLVNDVRASKRAIRITATGNGANDALANARANLIRQIEYKSHAQMAYTTAFENAVQRGYGFLRVSATYAQRTVDKPTARSFDQELRIDPIVNPDLVTPDPDALRPDMSDQRYAFVREAWLHEDFKRNPLFRGATIKNFSGNNVFSEAGPLWLNDKKVWVAEAWAIESKPRTLVLLPHPTHPKDGEPQAVWRDTMTDADWRAEKGRVIREREVDAPYVCQKLTNGLEIFKTVDWPGEYIPIVACLGKVIWVDEGNGPKRKVLSLIRLARDPYMLYCYYRSCEAELVGMTPKFPYFAYEGQLTPAQLKNLQKSLHEPVAVVTVKPTVEGVPAGTVLSFPARQPYEPPIAGLEVGAEAARRAIQSAMGSGFLPTQAQRRNEKSGVALRQIETSAQKGSYHFIDHYEDALRHCGVVLNDLIPHYYDTARDIHVRKPDDTPIQLRINDPNTVDEESQQPIILTEGDYDVTISTGPSFESEREQASTFADTLIGARPEVFALIGDLVIKLKNLGPIGDEMAKRLETMLPAPVKQAKDGGQVLPPQVQQQLAQAQQMVEAAMAKVQELQRIIDTDAVKGERDVQLAQLKAHLELGLQQLKGEQALEQLR, from the coding sequence ATGGCCGACACCGACGACGGCGCGCTGAAGGAACTCCGCGAGCGCTTCGAATACGCGCATAACGAGTGGCAGCCGATCCGCGAGGAAGGCGCCAAGGACATGCGCTACATCGCCGGCGACCCGTGGGATCCGAAGGATCGCCGGGCGCGCGAGGAGGCGAAGCGCCCGGTGCTCTCGCTCGACGAGCTCGGGCAGTACGTCAATCAGCTCGTGAACGACGTCCGCGCGTCGAAGCGCGCGATCCGGATCACGGCGACCGGCAACGGCGCCAACGACGCCCTCGCCAACGCGCGCGCGAACCTGATTCGCCAGATCGAATACAAGTCGCACGCGCAGATGGCGTACACCACCGCATTCGAGAACGCGGTCCAGCGTGGGTACGGGTTTCTGCGGGTCTCCGCCACGTACGCGCAGCGCACCGTGGACAAACCCACCGCCCGCAGCTTCGACCAGGAGCTGCGCATCGATCCGATCGTTAATCCCGACCTGGTGACGCCGGACCCTGACGCGCTCCGTCCGGACATGAGCGATCAGCGGTACGCCTTCGTGCGCGAGGCCTGGCTGCACGAGGACTTCAAGCGCAACCCGCTGTTTCGCGGCGCGACGATCAAGAACTTCTCGGGCAACAACGTCTTCAGTGAGGCGGGGCCGCTCTGGCTGAACGACAAGAAAGTGTGGGTCGCGGAGGCCTGGGCTATCGAGTCCAAGCCGCGCACGCTGGTGCTGTTGCCGCATCCGACACATCCAAAGGACGGGGAACCGCAGGCGGTCTGGCGCGACACGATGACCGATGCCGACTGGCGCGCGGAGAAAGGTCGCGTCATCCGCGAGCGTGAGGTCGACGCGCCGTACGTCTGTCAAAAGCTCACCAACGGTCTCGAGATCTTCAAAACGGTCGACTGGCCAGGCGAGTACATCCCGATCGTCGCGTGCCTCGGCAAAGTGATCTGGGTCGACGAAGGGAATGGTCCGAAACGCAAGGTTCTGTCGCTCATTCGCCTGGCCCGCGATCCCTACATGCTCTACTGCTACTACCGCTCATGCGAGGCGGAGCTCGTAGGTATGACGCCGAAGTTCCCGTACTTCGCGTACGAGGGGCAACTCACGCCCGCGCAGTTGAAGAACCTCCAGAAGTCGCTGCACGAGCCAGTCGCCGTCGTCACGGTGAAGCCGACCGTCGAGGGTGTGCCGGCAGGGACCGTGCTGTCATTCCCTGCGCGGCAACCGTACGAGCCGCCGATTGCCGGCCTCGAGGTCGGCGCTGAAGCGGCTCGCCGGGCCATCCAGTCGGCGATGGGTAGCGGGTTTCTCCCGACGCAGGCCCAGCGGCGCAACGAAAAGAGCGGCGTCGCACTCCGGCAGATCGAGACGAGCGCGCAAAAGGGCTCGTATCACTTCATCGACCACTACGAGGACGCGCTCCGGCACTGCGGCGTCGTCTTGAACGACCTGATTCCCCACTACTACGACACGGCGCGCGATATTCACGTGCGCAAGCCGGACGACACGCCGATCCAGCTGCGCATCAACGATCCGAACACCGTCGACGAGGAGTCGCAGCAGCCCATCATCCTGACCGAGGGCGATTACGACGTGACGATCTCGACCGGCCCCAGCTTCGAGAGCGAGCGTGAGCAGGCGAGCACATTCGCCGACACGCTCATCGGCGCGCGGCCGGAGGTCTTCGCGCTCATCGGCGACCTCGTCATCAAGTTGAAGAACCTCGGGCCGATTGGCGACGAGATGGCCAAACGGCTCGAGACGATGCTGCCGGCGCCCGTCAAGCAGGCGAAGGACGGCGGCCAGGTGCTGCCGCCGCAGGTCCAGCAGCAGCTCGCCCAGGCACAGCAGATGGTCGAAGCGGCCATGGCGAAGGTCCAGGAGCTGCAGCGCATCATCGACACGGATGCCGTCAAGGGCGAGCGCGACGTGCAGCTCGCGCAGCTGAAGGCGCACCTCGAACTGGGCCTGCAGCAGCTGAAAGGCGAGCAGGCACTCGAACAGCTCCG
- a CDS encoding phage terminase large subunit: MARRRKAAAATLPPPADDECRMHWRGQQSVALKDTTRELDVEGALRASKTTICLWKELNAYLNHPGMHGMLCRWTDDATHSLLKPVWRAICAKAGVALKWHAEEQYDELPNKARVYIRGLKTQDQTLRYAKFRGLTLSRVYVDQAEELPHDVYLELAARLSQKGFPHQITISPNAVEETHWIAREFPTDNRFLPQRKYISLSVHDNAHNLAPEVIPTLERLYPPSHPKHRTMVLGKRGLNVIGEPVYKGAFERKRHEGPAEFDATLRLLMALDFGKHHPCVVFKQISAFGQARFLAGILGQSLYLDAFMDLVLHYRALWFPGAIEIAECCDPAGATDTSHGTKGAVATLREKGVHPRSVPDSNSPIVRLAMIERMAGQMRKRAADGSEAFLVSNSDRWLRISADNVVVDRFLTDGFEAGYVWSPHTVSVNNKPVRVPKKDGWYEHGQNCAEYLEVNFGAPWKKPVEEEEPEPYRPVSPWG, encoded by the coding sequence ATGGCACGCCGGCGTAAGGCCGCCGCGGCTACGCTGCCGCCGCCGGCCGACGACGAGTGCCGCATGCACTGGCGCGGCCAGCAGTCGGTCGCGCTGAAGGACACCACGCGCGAGCTCGACGTCGAGGGCGCGCTCCGCGCCAGCAAGACGACCATCTGCCTCTGGAAGGAGCTCAACGCCTATCTCAATCACCCCGGCATGCACGGCATGTTGTGTCGCTGGACCGACGACGCGACGCATTCACTCCTGAAACCGGTGTGGCGCGCGATCTGCGCGAAGGCCGGCGTCGCGCTCAAGTGGCACGCCGAGGAGCAGTACGACGAGCTCCCGAACAAGGCGCGCGTCTACATCCGCGGACTGAAGACGCAGGATCAGACGCTGCGCTATGCGAAGTTCCGCGGCCTGACGTTGTCACGGGTCTACGTCGACCAGGCCGAGGAGCTGCCGCACGACGTGTACCTCGAGCTCGCGGCGCGGCTCTCGCAGAAGGGCTTTCCGCACCAGATCACCATCTCGCCGAACGCGGTCGAGGAAACGCACTGGATCGCCCGTGAGTTCCCGACCGACAATCGTTTTCTCCCGCAGCGCAAGTACATCTCCCTGAGCGTGCACGACAATGCCCACAACCTGGCGCCGGAGGTCATCCCGACGCTTGAGCGGCTCTATCCGCCGTCGCACCCGAAGCACCGCACAATGGTGCTCGGCAAGCGCGGGCTGAACGTCATCGGCGAGCCGGTCTACAAGGGCGCGTTCGAGCGGAAGCGGCACGAGGGCCCGGCGGAGTTCGACGCGACGCTGCGGCTGCTGATGGCGCTCGACTTCGGCAAGCACCATCCCTGCGTCGTGTTCAAACAGATCAGCGCGTTCGGCCAGGCGCGGTTCCTCGCCGGCATCCTGGGGCAGTCGCTCTATCTCGACGCGTTCATGGATCTGGTGCTGCACTACCGCGCGCTCTGGTTCCCGGGCGCGATCGAGATCGCCGAGTGCTGCGACCCGGCCGGCGCGACCGACACGAGTCACGGCACGAAGGGGGCGGTCGCCACGCTGCGTGAGAAGGGCGTCCACCCGCGGTCCGTGCCCGACAGCAACTCCCCGATCGTGCGCCTGGCGATGATCGAGCGCATGGCGGGGCAGATGCGCAAGCGGGCGGCGGACGGGAGCGAGGCCTTCCTCGTGTCGAACAGTGATCGCTGGCTGCGCATCTCGGCCGACAACGTCGTCGTGGATCGGTTCCTTACCGACGGGTTCGAGGCCGGCTACGTCTGGTCGCCGCACACGGTGAGCGTCAACAACAAGCCCGTGCGGGTGCCGAAGAAGGACGGCTGGTATGAGCACGGCCAGAACTGCGCGGAGTACCTCGAGGTGAACTTCGGGGCGCCGTGGAAGAAGCCGGTCGAGGAGGAAGAGCCCGAGCCGTATCGGCCGGTGAGCCCATGGGGATGA
- a CDS encoding DEAD/DEAH box helicase has product MSSLLAAASTGYQLRVYQDNAVKRARMYLTDRRFTGRHGVIVAPTGSGKSLIIAAIATALDAPCIVFQPSREILAQNAEKLRGYGYAPEIFSASLNRKRIGAITLATIGSVVKHAAQFQAFRYVLIDECHLVNAKQGMYRQFLDGLQHARILGLTATPYRLASNALGSQLRFLTRTRPRVFQDVVQYTNLAPLFRAGFLAPIAYHREPLLDQAQLRLNSTGADYDNQAVQQHFAEIGFAARLRARVEQLLAEGHRNVLVFTRFTDEARALAQAIPGAAVVTADTPDHERAGILQGFRDGRIRVVTNVGVLTVGFDYPELTTVVLARPTMSLALYYQMVGRVLRPHPSKPTAHVVDLVDLVTRFGRIEDLHMQPGGPKGDQWVIVSNGVPLTNVYFGPPRGPATFRNAQEAPCTPSRS; this is encoded by the coding sequence ATGAGCAGCCTGCTTGCCGCCGCGTCGACCGGCTACCAGTTGCGCGTCTACCAGGACAACGCCGTCAAGCGCGCGCGGATGTATCTGACTGATCGGCGGTTCACGGGCCGCCACGGCGTCATCGTCGCGCCGACCGGATCCGGCAAGTCGCTCATCATCGCGGCGATCGCGACGGCGCTCGACGCGCCCTGTATCGTGTTCCAGCCCTCACGCGAGATCCTCGCGCAGAACGCCGAGAAGCTGCGCGGCTACGGCTACGCGCCGGAGATCTTCTCGGCCTCGCTCAATCGCAAGCGCATCGGCGCGATCACGCTCGCGACGATCGGCAGCGTCGTCAAGCACGCCGCGCAGTTCCAAGCATTCCGCTACGTGCTGATCGACGAGTGTCACCTCGTGAACGCAAAACAGGGCATGTATCGCCAGTTTCTCGACGGCCTGCAGCACGCGCGCATCCTGGGGCTCACAGCGACGCCCTATCGGCTCGCCTCGAATGCACTCGGCTCGCAGTTGCGCTTCCTCACGCGGACGCGGCCGCGGGTGTTCCAGGACGTCGTGCAGTACACGAACCTGGCGCCGTTGTTTCGCGCCGGCTTCCTGGCGCCGATCGCGTATCACCGCGAGCCGCTCCTCGACCAGGCGCAGCTCCGGTTGAATTCGACCGGCGCGGATTACGACAACCAGGCGGTGCAGCAGCACTTCGCGGAGATCGGCTTCGCCGCGCGGCTCCGGGCCCGCGTCGAGCAGCTGCTCGCCGAGGGCCATCGGAACGTCCTCGTCTTCACGCGGTTCACGGACGAAGCGCGTGCCCTCGCGCAGGCCATCCCGGGCGCCGCAGTCGTCACCGCGGACACGCCGGACCATGAGCGCGCCGGCATCCTGCAGGGGTTTCGCGACGGGCGGATCCGCGTCGTCACGAACGTTGGCGTGCTTACCGTGGGGTTCGACTATCCCGAGCTGACGACCGTCGTGCTCGCGCGGCCGACGATGTCGCTGGCGCTCTACTACCAGATGGTCGGGCGCGTGCTGCGTCCGCATCCCTCGAAACCGACCGCGCACGTCGTCGACCTGGTCGACCTGGTGACGCGTTTCGGGCGCATCGAGGATCTGCACATGCAGCCGGGCGGGCCGAAAGGTGACCAGTGGGTCATCGTGTCGAACGGCGTCCCGCTCACCAATGTGTATTTCGGGCCGCCGCGCGGGCCCGCCACGTTTCGCAACGCACAGGAGGCCCCATGCACGCCGTCACGCTCGTAA
- a CDS encoding ParB/RepB/Spo0J family partition protein, producing the protein MDTVTAPADRVERIPITLLDPSPLNPRKRFETAYLEDLKRSIESHKGVLVPMLGRPGKKGRVEIVDGERRFRALQDLAKVTNGEYGEAFRSALVVVRELTDGEVLEIQLVSAIQRQDLTPLEEARGYRDLIKSNPSRYSAAYIADKIGRSEKYVHDRMKLLDLIPVLQKLLDAERILVGHAELLAKLKPEDQERALDVPDRFNRGKGLWQDEHARLAIDDDEDGEPTAKNLYRGLKPVTVKELESWIAHHVRFDVEHMAAAAPLDFAAVKQEVDAAKAEPGRGKKVIAITHEYRVSDDARDDKERTFGRESWERADGKDGSKICDHSVLGVFVAGPGQGTTLRVCVNRDKCLVHWGKVIRDREKNQKLRVQGKGGQANQREAATEAKRREEAAARQRAQEAWKKLEPLIEAAAISQIKSIKALTSAQARWIFDDASLDLYSSVTTLKKHLGSDWHKNLAAGLMVLAIEGGYYESFDEFVKDTAKPLGLDIKKLEAVRDKHAPNPGPETAAAPAKKVAKARTR; encoded by the coding sequence ATGGACACTGTTACGGCACCTGCGGATCGCGTCGAGCGGATCCCGATCACGCTGCTCGACCCGTCTCCGCTCAATCCGCGCAAGCGCTTCGAGACCGCATACCTCGAGGACCTGAAGCGCAGCATCGAATCACACAAAGGCGTCCTCGTGCCGATGCTCGGCCGGCCGGGGAAGAAGGGTCGCGTCGAGATCGTCGACGGCGAGCGGCGTTTTCGGGCGCTGCAGGACCTGGCGAAGGTCACGAACGGCGAGTACGGCGAGGCCTTCCGCTCGGCGCTCGTCGTCGTGCGCGAGCTCACCGACGGCGAGGTCCTCGAGATTCAGCTCGTGTCGGCGATTCAGCGGCAGGACCTGACGCCGCTGGAGGAGGCGCGCGGGTATCGCGATCTCATCAAGTCGAACCCGTCGCGCTACAGCGCCGCGTACATCGCCGACAAGATCGGGCGCAGCGAGAAGTACGTGCACGACCGGATGAAGCTGCTCGATCTGATTCCGGTGCTGCAGAAGCTGCTCGACGCCGAGCGGATCCTCGTAGGGCACGCGGAGCTGCTCGCGAAGTTGAAGCCCGAGGATCAGGAGCGCGCGCTCGACGTGCCGGATCGCTTCAATCGCGGGAAGGGGCTCTGGCAGGACGAACACGCCCGCCTCGCGATCGACGACGACGAGGACGGCGAGCCGACCGCGAAGAACCTCTATCGCGGGTTGAAGCCGGTCACCGTGAAGGAGCTCGAGAGCTGGATCGCGCATCACGTGCGGTTCGACGTCGAGCACATGGCGGCCGCGGCGCCGCTCGACTTCGCCGCCGTCAAGCAGGAGGTCGACGCCGCGAAGGCCGAGCCCGGCCGCGGCAAGAAGGTCATCGCGATCACGCACGAGTACCGCGTCAGCGACGACGCTCGCGACGACAAGGAACGGACGTTCGGTCGCGAGTCGTGGGAACGCGCCGACGGCAAGGACGGCTCGAAGATCTGCGATCACAGCGTCCTTGGCGTGTTCGTCGCCGGTCCGGGCCAGGGCACGACGCTGCGCGTCTGTGTCAATCGCGACAAGTGCCTGGTGCATTGGGGCAAGGTGATTCGCGATCGCGAGAAGAATCAGAAGCTCCGCGTCCAGGGCAAGGGCGGACAGGCGAATCAGCGCGAGGCGGCAACAGAGGCGAAGCGGCGGGAGGAGGCTGCGGCACGGCAACGTGCGCAGGAGGCGTGGAAGAAGCTCGAGCCGCTGATCGAAGCCGCGGCGATCAGCCAGATCAAGTCCATCAAGGCGCTGACGTCGGCTCAGGCCCGGTGGATCTTTGATGACGCCAGCCTCGATCTGTATAGCTCCGTCACCACACTGAAAAAGCACCTCGGTTCGGACTGGCACAAGAACCTGGCGGCGGGACTGATGGTGCTGGCGATCGAGGGCGGCTATTACGAGTCGTTCGACGAATTCGTGAAAGACACGGCGAAGCCGCTCGGCCTGGACATCAAGAAGCTCGAGGCGGTGCGCGACAAGCACGCGCCGAACCCGGGGCCCGAGACAGCCGCGGCGCCGGCGAAGAAGGTCGCGAAGGCGCGGACACGGTAA
- a CDS encoding putative metallopeptidase, with amino-acid sequence MPRPRRKQPRTSSGKTVSYEFIPRDSPRGEPMYRLLDALVREHHHEIRFARIALAWCTSWKPDVDGKVTIGKCKKASDLDREFMAFDFVILLSKAYWTDPLIEDRHRAALLDHELCHAAITLDRDGEPVVDERGRPVYRLRKHDIEEFHVVPERHGLYKHDLERMAQALRRAAMVGFSPCESCAGTPGWVPDPTRTDGAVKRCACWKAWQARITGTPLDELEPTARQAAAEERPHAH; translated from the coding sequence ATGCCTCGCCCGAGACGTAAGCAGCCGCGCACGAGCAGCGGCAAGACGGTCAGCTACGAGTTCATCCCGCGCGACTCGCCGCGCGGCGAGCCGATGTATCGCCTGCTCGACGCGCTCGTGCGCGAGCACCATCACGAGATCCGCTTCGCGCGGATCGCGCTGGCCTGGTGCACGTCGTGGAAGCCCGACGTCGACGGCAAGGTCACGATCGGCAAGTGCAAGAAGGCCTCGGATCTCGATCGCGAGTTCATGGCGTTCGACTTCGTGATTCTGCTGTCGAAGGCCTACTGGACGGATCCGCTGATCGAGGACCGGCACCGCGCGGCGCTGCTCGATCACGAGCTCTGTCATGCGGCGATCACGCTCGATCGCGACGGCGAGCCGGTGGTCGACGAGCGCGGGCGACCCGTGTATCGCCTTCGCAAGCATGACATCGAGGAGTTCCATGTGGTGCCGGAGCGCCACGGCCTCTACAAGCACGACCTCGAGCGCATGGCCCAGGCGCTGCGTCGCGCGGCGATGGTCGGCTTCAGCCCGTGCGAATCGTGCGCGGGCACGCCGGGCTGGGTCCCCGACCCGACCCGCACCGACGGCGCGGTAAAGCGCTGCGCGTGCTGGAAGGCCTGGCAGGCCCGCATCACGGGCACGCCGCTCGACGAGCTCGAACCGACCGCGCGTCAGGCGGCCGCCGAGGAGCGGCCGCACGCGCACTGA